A window of Blautia argi genomic DNA:
ATTCAGAGGGATTCAGTCCTCATATGATTATGTCCTTTGCAGCGCCTTTAGGCGTAGGTGTTACCAGCACAGCAGAATATTTTGATATGGAAATTCAGACTCCCATGTCTTCAAAAGAAGCAGTGAAGCGTCTGAATGATACCATGGCAGAGGGCATGGAAGTGCTGAGCTTTCGAAAAATACCGGATGGAAAGGCAAACGCAGCCATGGCTCTGGTAGCAGCAGCGGATTATCAGGTGACTTTCCGGGAAAATATGGAGCCAGTGGGGAATTGGAAAGAACTTGTACGGACATTTATGGAACAGCCGGAAATCCGTATTGTAAAAAAGACAAAAAAGAATGAAAAAGAAGTAGATATTAAGCCGTATATTTATGATATGCATGTCAGTGAAGAGGGGATTTTTCTTCAGCTTGCAGCCGGAAGTGTGAAAAATACCAAGCCGGAACTGGTATTAGAGGCGTTCTATGGGTTCTGCAAAAAGCCTTTTGACAGTTTTGCTCTTAAAATCCACCGTCTGGAGGTTTATGCAGATAAAGGGGAGGAAAATACGCGCCATCTGATTTCTCTGGAAAACCTGGGAGAAGAGCTTGAGTAGGCTGATATTGACGTCCATGGAATATAAGGGAGTGTCTATGCTGACTGCTGCGCTGGAAGAAAATGGACGTATTTGCCAGATAAATCCTATGGGAATGTCTGGAAAGTGTATTCTGGGAAATATCTATATTGGAAAAGTGAAAAATATTGTCAAAAATATCCACGCTGCCTTTGTAGAAATTGCAGACGGTCAGATGTGTTATTATTCCATGGACGAAAAAGAACTGCCTGTTTTTGCCAGTCCCGGAAAACATGAGAAAGTAAAACCGGGAGATGAGCTGGTAGTACAGGTTGCCAGAGAAGGAATGAAGACAAAACTCCCTTATGTTACGGGAAATCTGAATTTTACCGGACATTACCTGGTTTTAACTTCTCACAGAAGGGAACTTGGCTTTTCCGGTAAGCTGACAAAAGCAGAGAAGCAGCAGTTTCGTCAGCTTCTGGAAGAATATATGCCTTTGAATGCGGGGATTATTGTACGGACAAACTGCAGAGGAGCAAAAGCGGAAGAGATTTTAAAAGAACTGGAGGAATTGAAGGAGCGCTATGAAATGGTTCTGCAAAAGGGAAGTTCCCGGGTTTGCTTTTCTCTTTTAGAAGAGAGCATACCGGAATATATGCAGATTCTTCAAAATGTTTATACTCAGAATTTGGAAGAAATTGTTACAGATGACAGAAATCTGTATGAACGGATTTCTCAGTACGCCAGAACAGCTTTCCCTGAGAATACAGCCATTCGTCTGTATGAAGATAAGCTGCTCCCGTTGTATAAGCTGTACAGTCTGGAAAGTGTCCTTGAGCATGCTCTGCATGAGCGGGTCTGGCTGAAATCAGGAGGTTTTCTGGTGATTCAGCAGACAGAGGCTTTTGTGTGCATTGATGTCAATACGGGAAAATATACCTCCAATAAAGAAATGGAGGAAACTTTCCGGAAGATGAACCAGGAGGCAGCAGCAGAAATTGCAGTGCAGCTAAGACTTCGGAATCTCTCCGGTATCATACTGATTGATTTTATCAATATGAAAGACCAGAATCATAAAAAGGAACTTCTGGAAAATCTGCAGGCTTATTTAAACCGGGATCCGGTAAAAGGAACCGTGGTGGATATGACTTCTTTAAATATTGTAGAAGTAACCAGAAAAAAGGTACGCAGGCCCTTGCAGGAGGAAATGCGGGAACTGATAAAGGAGGCGTTCCTTTGAGAGAAAAATCACAGCTTACAACTCTGTGTTATATTGAAACCTCGGAAAAATACCTGATGCTGCACAGAGTTTCAAAGAAAAATGATGTAAACAAGGATAAGTGGATTGGTGTAGGAGGACATTTTGAAGAAAATGAAAGTCCGGAGGACTGTCTTTTGAGAGAAGTGTGGGAGGAAACGGGGCTGAAGCTTATCTCCTACCGCTTCCGAGGGCTTGTAACCTTTCATTTTGAAAAGGCAGACAAAAGTTTTTCGGAAACAGAGTATATGTGCCTGTACACAGCCGATGGCTATGAAGGAGAGCTGACGGAGTGTAATGAGGGTGTGCTGGAATGGGTGGATAAAAAAGAACTGTCCAACCTGAAGCTTTGGGAAGGGGATAAAATCTTCTTTCGCCTTTTAGAGGAGAATCGCCCCTTCTTTTCCTTAAAGCTTTCTTATGTAGAGGACGAACTGAAAGAGGCGGTTTTAGATGGAAGAGCATTGGATTTATGAAGACGGTGAAAAAAGGCGCTTAAAGCCTTTTCATGGAATTTTACTGTTTCTGGCAGTAATGGTATCTTTCTATACCATTATTGCCTGGGCGCAGATGAAATGGGGCATGTACGGACTGGCGCTGACGGAGTTATACCTTCTGGCGCTGAGTGTTCTGGCGGCAAAGTTTACCGGTTCTTCTTTGCGTGAGATTTTTCCTGTGAAACGTCCGCAATGGAAGAAAATTTTTGCCGTATTTCTGATGTGGGGTTCTTCTTATGCTTTGCTGATTCCCATTACGATGATGATGGCATGGCTTTTTCCAAAGCAGATGTTTTCTGTCAGCGGGGATTTAAACAGCTTTATTACCAGTGTGCCGCCTCTTGTGTCTGTATTCATCAGTTGTGTAATGCCGGCAGTTTGTGAGGAGGCAATGCACAGAGGATTTATTTTGAAGAGTTTCCAGACCAAGTGGAAAAATCCCTGGATTTTATGTGGAGCAATGGGAATTCTTTTTGGTTTGTTTCACGGCAGTATCTGGAGATTTTTGCCAACAGCGCTGTTGGGCGGTGTGTTGACTTATCTTATGGTAAAAACTGAAAATATGATTTATCCGGCGCTGTTTCATTTTATTAATAATTTTATGCCTGGTTTGTTGGCAGGTTCTTCCGGAACTTCTGCCCAGACAGAACAAGTAACGGCAGTCCTGATGCAAAATGGTTTTCCTTTGGTATTTCTGGGAATTTATATTGCCATGGCGTGTGTGGTTCCCTTTGGATTTTATACGGGCGCTTATCTCTTGAGAAAAGGAGAGGAAGGGAAGATACAGAAGTATCTGACTTCGGATAAAGCGCTGGTGTTTTTGGTGGTCTTGACAGTGCTTCCCATTCTTCTCGGTATGTTTGTGTTTTTTTACGGAATCTTTTTTGAGAATTTTTCAATTTTATCTTGACGAATAGAAGGATTGCTGTTAATATATTAGCGTATGCCGCACAAAGAGGTAGAAGTACCGTGGAAACGGTCACCATATTTGGCGAGTAATGATAATAGGAGGTGCCATATGTACGCAATTATTGCAACAGGTGGTAAACAGTACAAAGTAGCCGAAGGCGATGTTATCAGAGTAGAAAAGCTTGGAGCAGAAGCTGGTGAAACTGTTACATTTGACCAGGTACTTGCTGTAAGCAACGATGGTTTAAAAGTTGGCGAAGACGTAGCGAACGCAAGTGTAACTGCATCTGTAGTTGAAAACGGTAAAGCAAAAAAAGTTATCGTTTACAAATATAAGAGAAAAACCGGATACCACAAGAAAAACGGTCACAGACAGCAGTTTACAAAAGTTAAAATTGAAAAAATCAATGCTTAATTTCATATGATTAAGGTGACGATTTATCAGAATTCAAAGCAGGAAATTTCGGGTTTTACCCTACAGGGACATGCAGGTTATGCCGAGAACGGCAGTGATGTTGTATGTGCGGCTGTATCGGTACTGGCACAGAATACAGTAAATTCCATTGAACGCTTTACAGAGGACAGTTTTACTGTGGACGTAGACGAAGAGGTGGGAGAACTGAAGCTGAAGTTGGAGCCGGGGTATTCCAAAGAAACGGCTTTGCTGTTGGATTCGCTTATCCTTGGTTTACAGGGGATAGAAGAAGAATACATGGAATATATCGATGTAATATTCGAGGAGGTGTAAAGACATGTTAAAAATGAACCTTCAGTTATTTGCTCATAAAAAAGGTGTTGGTTCTACAAAGAACGGTCGTGACTCTGAGTCTAAAAGACTTGGTGCTAAAAGAGCTGACGGACAGTTTGTAAAAGCTGGAAATATCCTTTACAGACAGCGTGGAACAAAAATTCACCCAGGTGTTAATGTAGGCAGAGGCGGAGATGACACTTTATTCGCATTAGTGGACGGTGTTGTTCGTTTCGAAAGAAAAGGCAGGGACAAAAAACAGGTTTCTGTAGTTCCAGTGGCTACTGAAGAGTAATTCACGATAACAAGGCGGCTTCAAATCTTTCAGGGGTTTGAAGCCACTTTTTTTCAATAAAGAAAGAGGTTAATATGTTCGCAGACAGAGCAAAAATATATATCCGTTCAGGAAAAGGCGGTGACGGACATGTCAGCTTCAGAAGAGAACTCTACGTTCCCAACGGCGGCCCTGACGGGGGTGACGGAGGAAAAGGCGGAGATGTGATCTTTGAAGTGGATAAAGGTCTGAATGCATTGACCGATTACCGTCATAAAAGTAAATATGCCGCAGGAAACGGAGAAGAGGGCGGTAAGAAACGCTGCCATGGCGCCAATGGAAAAGATATTGTCTTAAAAGTGCCGGAGGGAACCGTTATTAAGGAAGCGGTAAGTGGAAAGGTGATTGCAGATATGTCCGGCGGCAATACAAGACAGATTGTCTTAAAAGGCGGCAGAGGCGGAAAAGGAAATCAGCATTATGCAACAGCGACCATGCAGGTACCTAAATACGCACAGCCAGGGCAGCCGGCTCAGGAATTAGAGGTACAGTTAGAATTAAAGGTGATTGCAGATGTGGGACTTATCGGTTTTCCAAATGTCGGAAAATCAACTCTTCTTTCCAGAGTCAGCAATGCCAGACCTCAGATTGCCAATTACCATTTTACAACTTTAAATCCTCATTTGGGTGTGGTAGATTTAGATGAATGCAATGGATTTGTCATTGCAGATATTCCGGGACTGATCGAAGGGGCATCAGAAGGTGTGGGACTTGGACATCAGTTTTTACGTCATATTGAGAGAACCCGCGTTCTGATTCATCTGGTGGACGCTGCTTCTACAGAGGGGCGAGATCCTATTGAGGATATTTATAAAATCAATAAGGAACTGGAAGCTTATGATCCGGAGCTTATGAAACGACCTCAGGTGATTGCTGCCAATAAAATTGATGCAGTATATGAAGGGGACGAGGATCCGGTGCAGAAAATCCGGGAAGAGTTTGAACCTCAGGGCATGAAGGTCTTTGCTATTTCAGCGGTAAGCGGAAAAGGTTTAAAAGAACTTTTATACTATGTAAAGCAGCTTTTGGACACCATAGATAAAGAGCCTGTGATTTTTGAACAGGAATTTTTCCCGGAAGATGCGTTGATTACAGAAAACTTGCCATACACAGTTGCACAGGACGAAGAAGACGAGCATATCTTTATGATCGAAGGACCGAAAATCGAGAAAATGCTGGGTTATACCAATCTGGATTCCGAAAAGGGTTTCTTGTTCTTCCAGAAATTCTTAAAAGAGAGCGGTATTTTGGAGGATTTAGAAAAAGCAGGTATTCAGGAAGGGGATACGGTTCGCATGTATGGCTTTGATTTTGATTATTATAAGTAAAAAAACAGGAGATAAAGCATGACAAGCAAACAGAGAGCTTATTTAAAAGGGCTTGCAATGACCATGGAACCGATTTTTCAGATTGGAAAATCCAGCCTGACACCGGAAAATACAGCGGCTGTTGCAGAGGCTCTGGCGGCAAGAGAACTGATAAAAATCAGTGTGCTTCAAAATTGCATGGACGACCCAAGAGAGATTGCGGCAGTACTTGCAGAGCGTACACATTCTCAGGTAGTACAGGTTATCGGTAAAAAAATTGTCCTGTATAAAGAGGGAAAAGAGAATAAAAAGAAAATATTTCTGCCATAAAGAAAAATAAAAGCGGTAAAAGAGGAACGTGTTATGCGGGAAAGAAAAAAAAGAATCGGTATCATGGGAGGTACGTTTGACCCTGTTCATATAGGGCATCTGATTCTGGGAGAAACAGCATATGAACAGTTTCAACTGGATAAGGTATTGTTTATGCCTGCTGGAAATCCTCCGCATAAGAAAGAGAGAAAAGACCGTGCCAGCGATGAGCAGCGTACAGAAATGGTAAGAAAGGCAATAGCCTCCAATCCCCACTTTGAATTATCTATGGAGGAGATGGGACAGCATGGTTATACCTATACTTACAGAACGCTGGAAAATCTGAAAAGTCAGAATCCGGATACGGAATATTTCTTTATTCTGGGTGCAGATTCCCTGTATGATCTTGAAACCTGGAAGGAACCCTCCCGGATTCTGGGTGCATGTACAGTTTTAGTGGCAACCAGAAATCACACCAGCAGTCAGCGTTTAGATGAAAAAATCGCTGAATTGGAGGAAAAGTACCAGGGAAAAATAGAAAAGTTGAATTCATTAAATATTGATATTTCTTCAAAGCAAATCCGCTGCTGGATACAGCAGCAGCGTTCTCTGGCATATTATGTGCCGGAAGAAGTCATTGCTTATATCAGAGAGAATAACATATACAGGGGTTGTGATAAAGATGAAATATGATTTCTCAGAAATCGAAAAAAAACTGAAAAAATATCTGGATAAAGACCGTTTTGTTCATACACAGGGTGTTATGTATACAGCAGCAGCGCTTGCTATGGCACATGACAGTGATGTGGAACAGGCTCGTCTTGCCGGTTTGCTTCATGATTGTGCAAAGTGCATTTCAAACAAGAAGAAATTGAAAATCTGCAGAAAACACGGGATTGAACTAAGTACTTTTGAGAAACAGAATCCTTATTTGATTCATGCAAAACTGGGCGTTCATATTGCAAAAGAAAAATATGATATTCATGACCTGGGAGTTTTGTCTGCTATCCGCTGGCATACAACCGGAAAAGAGAATATGACAAATTTGGAAAAAATTATCTATATTGCAGATTATATTGAACCGGGCAGGGATAAAGCACCTAATCTGTCCTGGATAAGAAAAGTGGCTTTCATGGATTTAGATGAAGGTATGTACTATATATTAAAGGACAGTCTTTCTTATCTGGATACCAGCGCAAAGCTGATAGACCCTGCTACAGAAAAGGCTTTTCATTATTATGAAGCCCTGCACCAGAAAAAAAGAAAGGAGAAGATAGACCATGAACAGTAAAGAAATCGCACGTATGGCATGCGAGGCCATGGAAGATAAAAAAGCTCAGGATATTAAAATTATTGAGATTGGAAATATTTCCACCTTGGCAGATTATTTTATTATTGCCAGCGGTACAAACCGCAGTCAGGTACAGGCTATGGCGGATAATGTAAATGAAACACTGGGAAGAGCCGGTATAGAGCCAAAGCAAATGGAAGGATATCAGAATGCAAACTGGATTCTGATGGATTACAGAGATGTGGTAATTCATATTTTTGATGAAGAAA
This region includes:
- a CDS encoding TIGR03936 family radical SAM-associated protein, which codes for MKVRVKFAKQGAMKFIGHLDIMRYFQKAVRRAGIDVAYSEGFSPHMIMSFAAPLGVGVTSTAEYFDMEIQTPMSSKEAVKRLNDTMAEGMEVLSFRKIPDGKANAAMALVAAADYQVTFRENMEPVGNWKELVRTFMEQPEIRIVKKTKKNEKEVDIKPYIYDMHVSEEGIFLQLAAGSVKNTKPELVLEAFYGFCKKPFDSFALKIHRLEVYADKGEENTRHLISLENLGEELE
- a CDS encoding ribonuclease E/G; the encoded protein is MSRLILTSMEYKGVSMLTAALEENGRICQINPMGMSGKCILGNIYIGKVKNIVKNIHAAFVEIADGQMCYYSMDEKELPVFASPGKHEKVKPGDELVVQVAREGMKTKLPYVTGNLNFTGHYLVLTSHRRELGFSGKLTKAEKQQFRQLLEEYMPLNAGIIVRTNCRGAKAEEILKELEELKERYEMVLQKGSSRVCFSLLEESIPEYMQILQNVYTQNLEEIVTDDRNLYERISQYARTAFPENTAIRLYEDKLLPLYKLYSLESVLEHALHERVWLKSGGFLVIQQTEAFVCIDVNTGKYTSNKEMEETFRKMNQEAAAEIAVQLRLRNLSGIILIDFINMKDQNHKKELLENLQAYLNRDPVKGTVVDMTSLNIVEVTRKKVRRPLQEEMRELIKEAFL
- a CDS encoding CPBP family intramembrane glutamic endopeptidase; translated protein: MEEHWIYEDGEKRRLKPFHGILLFLAVMVSFYTIIAWAQMKWGMYGLALTELYLLALSVLAAKFTGSSLREIFPVKRPQWKKIFAVFLMWGSSYALLIPITMMMAWLFPKQMFSVSGDLNSFITSVPPLVSVFISCVMPAVCEEAMHRGFILKSFQTKWKNPWILCGAMGILFGLFHGSIWRFLPTALLGGVLTYLMVKTENMIYPALFHFINNFMPGLLAGSSGTSAQTEQVTAVLMQNGFPLVFLGIYIAMACVVPFGFYTGAYLLRKGEEGKIQKYLTSDKALVFLVVLTVLPILLGMFVFFYGIFFENFSILS
- the rplU gene encoding 50S ribosomal protein L21; its protein translation is MYAIIATGGKQYKVAEGDVIRVEKLGAEAGETVTFDQVLAVSNDGLKVGEDVANASVTASVVENGKAKKVIVYKYKRKTGYHKKNGHRQQFTKVKIEKINA
- a CDS encoding ribosomal-processing cysteine protease Prp encodes the protein MIKVTIYQNSKQEISGFTLQGHAGYAENGSDVVCAAVSVLAQNTVNSIERFTEDSFTVDVDEEVGELKLKLEPGYSKETALLLDSLILGLQGIEEEYMEYIDVIFEEV
- the rpmA gene encoding 50S ribosomal protein L27, which translates into the protein MLKMNLQLFAHKKGVGSTKNGRDSESKRLGAKRADGQFVKAGNILYRQRGTKIHPGVNVGRGGDDTLFALVDGVVRFERKGRDKKQVSVVPVATEE
- the obgE gene encoding GTPase ObgE — translated: MFADRAKIYIRSGKGGDGHVSFRRELYVPNGGPDGGDGGKGGDVIFEVDKGLNALTDYRHKSKYAAGNGEEGGKKRCHGANGKDIVLKVPEGTVIKEAVSGKVIADMSGGNTRQIVLKGGRGGKGNQHYATATMQVPKYAQPGQPAQELEVQLELKVIADVGLIGFPNVGKSTLLSRVSNARPQIANYHFTTLNPHLGVVDLDECNGFVIADIPGLIEGASEGVGLGHQFLRHIERTRVLIHLVDAASTEGRDPIEDIYKINKELEAYDPELMKRPQVIAANKIDAVYEGDEDPVQKIREEFEPQGMKVFAISAVSGKGLKELLYYVKQLLDTIDKEPVIFEQEFFPEDALITENLPYTVAQDEEDEHIFMIEGPKIEKMLGYTNLDSEKGFLFFQKFLKESGILEDLEKAGIQEGDTVRMYGFDFDYYK
- the yhbY gene encoding ribosome assembly RNA-binding protein YhbY, which translates into the protein MTSKQRAYLKGLAMTMEPIFQIGKSSLTPENTAAVAEALAARELIKISVLQNCMDDPREIAAVLAERTHSQVVQVIGKKIVLYKEGKENKKKIFLP
- the nadD gene encoding nicotinate-nucleotide adenylyltransferase, which gives rise to MRERKKRIGIMGGTFDPVHIGHLILGETAYEQFQLDKVLFMPAGNPPHKKERKDRASDEQRTEMVRKAIASNPHFELSMEEMGQHGYTYTYRTLENLKSQNPDTEYFFILGADSLYDLETWKEPSRILGACTVLVATRNHTSSQRLDEKIAELEEKYQGKIEKLNSLNIDISSKQIRCWIQQQRSLAYYVPEEVIAYIRENNIYRGCDKDEI
- the yqeK gene encoding bis(5'-nucleosyl)-tetraphosphatase (symmetrical) YqeK; translated protein: MKYDFSEIEKKLKKYLDKDRFVHTQGVMYTAAALAMAHDSDVEQARLAGLLHDCAKCISNKKKLKICRKHGIELSTFEKQNPYLIHAKLGVHIAKEKYDIHDLGVLSAIRWHTTGKENMTNLEKIIYIADYIEPGRDKAPNLSWIRKVAFMDLDEGMYYILKDSLSYLDTSAKLIDPATEKAFHYYEALHQKKRKEKIDHEQ
- the rsfS gene encoding ribosome silencing factor produces the protein MNSKEIARMACEAMEDKKAQDIKIIEIGNISTLADYFIIASGTNRSQVQAMADNVNETLGRAGIEPKQMEGYQNANWILMDYRDVVIHIFDEENRLFYDLERIWRDGTLVERTDLDV